From a single Nostoc edaphicum CCNP1411 genomic region:
- a CDS encoding DUF4346 domain-containing protein produces MDLIVENLVAIDDKLSQRHIDLDPGGYFIIYLDRDARLIYAKHFTNVIDDRGLAVDPETGKVIPAREKVERTYTTVFSARTAKELCVKIFEETQPCVVTQLNHAAYLGREFVRAEVALVTEQEYVQD; encoded by the coding sequence ATGGATTTGATAGTTGAAAATTTGGTCGCAATTGATGATAAACTTTCCCAGCGTCATATTGACCTTGATCCCGGTGGATATTTTATTATTTACTTAGATCGAGATGCAAGGTTAATTTATGCCAAGCATTTTACAAATGTAATTGACGATCGCGGTTTAGCTGTCGATCCCGAAACGGGAAAGGTAATTCCGGCGCGAGAAAAGGTGGAACGAACTTACACGACAGTTTTTAGCGCGAGAACGGCGAAAGAACTTTGCGTGAAGATTTTTGAAGAAACTCAGCCCTGTGTTGTAACTCAATTAAATCATGCAGCTTATTTGGGTCGAGAATTTGTTCGGGCTGAGGTGGCTTTAGTTACAGAACAAGAGTATGTTCAGGATTAA
- the surE gene encoding 5'/3'-nucleotidase SurE gives MTIILTNDDGIDAPGIRALLKAVNGKNTIIAAPADHQSGCGHQVTTTRAINLQRRSETEYAIAGTPADCVRIAITQITADVKFVLSGINAGGNLGVDVYISGTVAAVREAAMHGIPGIAISHYRKAKQDFDWDLAAKFTAEVLVDLLKRPLEPGSFWNVNLPHLQPGEADPNVVFCQACTKPLPVNYRIEGDDFYYVGEYGKRDRTPGSDVDVCFSGNIAVTQLRV, from the coding sequence ATGACCATAATTTTAACTAACGACGACGGTATTGATGCCCCTGGTATCCGAGCGCTGCTGAAAGCTGTAAACGGCAAAAATACTATTATCGCTGCTCCTGCTGATCACCAGTCTGGCTGTGGACATCAAGTTACTACCACTCGTGCCATCAACCTCCAGCGACGTTCTGAGACTGAGTATGCGATCGCAGGCACTCCCGCAGATTGTGTGAGAATTGCAATTACACAAATTACCGCAGATGTCAAATTTGTCCTTTCAGGTATCAACGCTGGGGGGAACTTGGGAGTCGATGTTTATATTTCTGGTACAGTTGCGGCTGTACGGGAAGCTGCAATGCACGGTATACCCGGAATTGCTATTTCTCACTATCGCAAAGCCAAACAGGATTTTGATTGGGATCTAGCTGCCAAATTCACAGCTGAAGTTTTAGTGGACTTGCTCAAGCGTCCCCTAGAACCAGGAAGCTTTTGGAATGTCAACTTACCGCATCTACAACCAGGAGAAGCAGATCCTAATGTGGTGTTTTGCCAAGCTTGTACCAAACCTTTGCCCGTGAACTATCGAATTGAAGGCGATGATTTTTATTATGTAGGGGAATATGGCAAACGCGATCGCACTCCTGGTAGCGATGTGGATGTATGTTTTTCCGGCAATATCGCCGTAACTCAGTTAAGGGTTTGA
- a CDS encoding PAP/fibrillin family protein: MNNQLSIKEKLQATLEKIQTKSDGSPITDLQLDKTLAAEIEQLTTELESVNPNLHPLLYATSLLEGTWQLQYSTAREIRSLVSLPFGLKLGKVYQVIDVANKLFFNIAQVKHPLGIVSGYVKVTASFEPAKEDLEPLPNKRINVYFDKRYLSIKKIVGINTPQLNPFKVFPANNPTSRTPTLDITYLDETLRIGRGGDGSLFILRKSDDLPEFTSST; this comes from the coding sequence TTGAACAATCAACTTTCAATTAAGGAAAAATTACAAGCCACGCTTGAAAAGATTCAAACAAAAAGCGATGGCTCTCCCATTACCGATTTGCAGCTAGATAAAACCTTAGCCGCAGAAATTGAACAATTGACGACAGAACTAGAGAGCGTCAATCCCAATCTCCATCCTCTTCTCTACGCTACTTCTTTGCTGGAGGGAACTTGGCAACTGCAATACTCCACAGCTAGAGAAATCCGTTCTTTAGTTTCTCTCCCATTCGGATTAAAGCTGGGTAAAGTTTATCAAGTGATTGATGTTGCAAACAAATTGTTTTTCAATATAGCTCAAGTTAAACATCCTCTGGGGATAGTATCGGGATATGTCAAAGTGACAGCTAGCTTTGAGCCAGCCAAAGAAGATTTAGAGCCTCTACCGAACAAACGTATCAACGTCTATTTTGACAAACGTTACCTATCAATTAAGAAGATTGTTGGCATTAATACCCCTCAATTAAATCCATTTAAGGTTTTCCCAGCTAATAATCCTACTAGTAGAACTCCCACACTGGATATTACTTACTTAGATGAAACCTTAAGAATTGGACGTGGAGGAGATGGCAGTTTATTCATTCTTCGTAAATCTGATGATTTACCTGAATTCACCTCCTCAACATGA
- the psb32 gene encoding photosystem II repair protein Psb32, which yields MKQLLKQLFSSQKYLIRLILPLVMVILAASLFATPALATGVYQIPNLKAGNDTWVLDQAEVISRLNEGKISSAFEDLAKQTDKEVRIVTVRRLDYGETPESFSKELFKKWFPTKEAQANQTLLVIDTVTNGTAIISGDQVKPLLTDSIAESVATETVSVPLRNGNKYNQAFLDASDRLVAVLSGEADPGPPKIIDNVQVGGTFKKAEETDQGNATAWVVGLLIAATVIPMATYYIYQINQPSSDG from the coding sequence ATGAAACAGCTCCTCAAACAACTATTTAGCAGTCAAAAATACCTCATCCGGCTAATTCTACCTTTGGTGATGGTTATTTTAGCAGCCTCGCTGTTTGCTACACCGGCTTTAGCCACAGGTGTGTATCAAATACCCAATCTCAAAGCAGGAAATGACACCTGGGTTTTGGATCAAGCTGAAGTCATCAGCCGTCTGAATGAAGGCAAAATTAGCAGCGCTTTCGAGGATTTGGCAAAGCAAACAGATAAGGAAGTTAGAATTGTTACTGTTCGCCGCCTCGATTATGGCGAAACACCAGAAAGCTTCAGCAAAGAACTGTTTAAAAAATGGTTTCCTACTAAAGAAGCCCAAGCTAATCAAACCTTGTTGGTTATTGATACGGTTACCAATGGTACCGCCATTATTTCTGGGGATCAAGTCAAGCCTTTACTCACAGACTCTATTGCCGAGAGCGTAGCTACTGAAACAGTAAGTGTGCCGTTACGCAATGGTAACAAATACAACCAGGCATTTCTAGATGCGAGCGATCGCCTTGTCGCCGTTCTCTCTGGCGAAGCCGATCCAGGCCCACCCAAAATAATTGATAATGTCCAGGTTGGAGGCACTTTCAAGAAAGCAGAAGAAACCGACCAAGGTAACGCTACTGCTTGGGTCGTAGGATTGTTAATTGCCGCCACCGTTATCCCAATGGCGACTTATTATATCTATCAGATAAATCAGCCGTCATCTGATGGGTAA
- a CDS encoding GNAT family N-acetyltransferase, whose protein sequence is MVEQLKPRYSVVWTNKIAEVPQNAWNALAMPLKTPFLEWEWLNNLETSQSATAKAGWLPNHLTLWRDRTLIAAAPLYLKGHSSGEFVFDHQWAELADRIGVQYYPKLLGMTPFTPAEGYRFLIAPGEDEDEITAMMVHEIDTFCSKNRISGCHFLYVDPQWRPMLERHGFTTWLHHSYVWENAGFKTFDDYLKVFNANQRRNIKRERKAVEKAGLRLQPLTGDEIPQSLFPLMHQFYADTCDKFGWWGSKYLTQRFFEQLYTDYRHRVLFIAAYSEQDNSYPLGMSFCLFKDDKLYGRYWGSFQEIDCLHFDACYYAPIEWAIANGIQIFDPGAGGRHKKRRGFPAMPNHSLHRFYNNRLGQIIRPYIKEVNQLEQQQIEDINAELPFSNRDS, encoded by the coding sequence ATGGTGGAACAACTTAAGCCTCGCTATTCTGTCGTTTGGACGAACAAAATCGCTGAAGTACCCCAAAATGCCTGGAATGCTTTGGCAATGCCACTCAAAACGCCGTTTTTAGAATGGGAGTGGCTAAACAATCTCGAAACTTCCCAGAGTGCTACGGCTAAAGCTGGTTGGTTGCCGAATCACTTGACATTGTGGCGAGATAGAACGCTGATTGCTGCTGCGCCACTTTATCTTAAAGGACATAGTTCTGGTGAATTTGTTTTCGATCACCAATGGGCAGAGTTAGCCGATCGCATCGGAGTTCAATATTACCCAAAATTGCTGGGAATGACACCGTTTACTCCCGCTGAAGGTTATCGGTTTCTAATTGCCCCAGGAGAAGATGAGGATGAAATCACTGCGATGATGGTGCATGAAATTGACACTTTCTGCTCCAAAAATCGAATTTCTGGCTGTCATTTTCTCTACGTTGATCCCCAATGGCGTCCGATGCTGGAACGACATGGCTTTACAACTTGGCTGCACCACAGCTACGTCTGGGAAAATGCTGGCTTTAAAACTTTTGATGACTACTTGAAGGTGTTTAACGCCAATCAGCGCCGCAATATAAAGCGGGAACGCAAAGCTGTGGAGAAAGCAGGTTTACGATTACAACCGTTGACTGGTGATGAAATTCCTCAGTCTTTGTTTCCCTTGATGCATCAATTCTATGCTGATACCTGTGATAAGTTTGGCTGGTGGGGTAGCAAGTATCTAACACAGCGGTTTTTTGAGCAGCTATACACCGATTATCGCCATCGAGTCTTGTTTATTGCTGCATATAGCGAACAAGATAACTCTTATCCTTTAGGAATGTCCTTTTGTTTGTTTAAAGATGACAAACTCTATGGACGCTATTGGGGGAGTTTTCAAGAAATAGATTGCTTACATTTTGATGCTTGCTATTATGCGCCAATTGAGTGGGCGATCGCTAACGGCATCCAAATTTTTGATCCTGGCGCAGGTGGACGCCATAAAAAACGGCGCGGTTTCCCAGCTATGCCCAATCATAGTTTGCACAGATTTTACAATAATCGTTTAGGACAAATTATCCGTCCCTATATTAAGGAAGTGAATCAACTCGAACAGCAGCAGATTGAGGACATTAATGCAGAGTTGCCATTTAGTAACCGAGATTCTTAA